In the genome of Chiroxiphia lanceolata isolate bChiLan1 chromosome 17, bChiLan1.pri, whole genome shotgun sequence, one region contains:
- the NOL4L gene encoding nucleolar protein 4-like isoform X3, with translation MNDSTWISADQHLNSSLSPSQDESMRSPQNLHGHEDDDSSSESCSGNGSSTLNPSTSSSTQGDSAFPEMNGNGTAAPMDFTASADDQPINLCDKLTPAHVTPSYQSDSCSADGLRSRVKYAVKTTAESPPYSSGSYDSIKTEVSGCPEDLTVGRAPTADEDDDDHDDHEDNDKINDSEGMDPERLKAFNMFVRLFVDENLDRMVPISKQPKEKIQAIIESCSRQFPEFQERARKRIRTYLKSCRRMKKNGMEMTRPTPPHLTSAMAENILAAACESETRKAAKRMRLEIYQTSQDEPIALDKQHSRDSTAITHSSYSLPASSYSQDPVYINGSLNYSYRGYGSLGGSLQPPASLQTGNHSNGPTDLSMKGGASSTAPSNSTSRGMQAAQLSPTEISAVRQLIAGYRESAAFLLRSADELENLILQQN, from the exons ATGACTCCTCGTCAGAGAGCTGCAGCGGGAATGGCTCCTCCACCCTGAACCCCTCCACTTCCAGCAGCACGCAAGGCGACAGCGCCTTCCCCGAAATGAACGGCAATGGCACCGCGGCCCCCATGGACTTCACCGCCTCCGCTGACGACCAGCCCATCAACCTCTGCGACAAGCTCACCCCTGCCCACGTCACCCCGTCCTACCAGTCCGACAGCTGCAGCGCCGACGGGCTGCGCAGCAGGGTCAAGTACGCGGTGAAGACCACGGCAGAG TCCCCCCCGTACAGCTCAGGCAGCTACGACTCCATCAAGACTGAGGTGAGTGGCTGCCCCGAGGACCTGACTGTCGGCAGGGCCCCCACGGCTGATGAAGATGACGATGACCACGATGACCATGAAGACAACGATAAGATTAATGACTCGGAGGGGATGGACCCGGAGAGGCTAAAGGCCTTCAAT ATGTTCGTGCGCCTTTTTGTGGATGAGAACCTGGACCGGATGGTTCCCATCTCCAAGCAGCCCAAGGAGAAGATCCAGGCCATCATCGAGTCGTGCAGCCGGCAGTTCCCCGAGTTCCAGGAGCGGGCGCGGAAGCGCATCCGCACCTACCTCAAGTCCTGCCGCCGCATGAAGAAGAACGGGATGGAGATG ACCAGGCCCACGCCGCCTCACCTGACCTCGGCCATGGCAGAGAACATCCTGGCCGCCGCCTGTGAGAGCGAAACGCGGAAAGCAGCCAAGAGGATGCGGCTGGAGATCTACCAGACCTCCCAG GACGAACCGATCGCCCTAGACAAGCAGCACTCCAGAGACTCCACAGCCATCACCCACTCCTCCTACTCACTGCCAGCTTCATCTTACTCCCAAGACCCGGTCTACATCAATGGAAGCCTGAACTACAGCTACCGTGGCTACGGGTCCCTGGGGGGCAGCCTGCAGccccctgcctccctccagACAGGCAACCACAGTAATG GTCCAACCGATCTCAGCATGAAAGGTGGggcctccagcacagccccctccaACAGCACCAGCCGGGGCATGCAGGcggcccagctcagccccacggAGATCAGCGCCGTGCGGCAGCTCATCGCCGGATACCGGGAGTCGGCGGCGTTCCTGCTCCGGTCTGCAGACGAACTGGAAAACCTCATTTTACAGCAGAACTGA